In a genomic window of candidate division KSB1 bacterium:
- a CDS encoding DUF4276 family protein: MINLVFFLEEPSAEALLEVLLRRLIVQENIFIRYVVFEGKQDLEKKLARKLRGWKLPNSKFIILRDQDSADCKTVKFNLLKLCPEDKKPHTLVRIACHELESWYLGDLEAVEHGLELPGIAKYQVKKRYRNPDSIQAPSDELERLTKRIYQKISGSRAIGEYLKLDNTRSNSFNVFITGIKNILEI, translated from the coding sequence ATGATAAATCTCGTTTTTTTTCTCGAAGAGCCCTCGGCGGAAGCTTTATTAGAAGTTCTCCTACGCCGCCTGATAGTTCAAGAAAATATATTTATACGTTATGTTGTTTTTGAAGGGAAACAGGATCTTGAAAAAAAATTAGCAAGAAAGTTGCGGGGATGGAAACTTCCAAATTCGAAATTTATTATATTGCGAGACCAGGATTCGGCTGACTGTAAAACAGTAAAATTTAATCTTTTGAAGTTGTGCCCGGAAGATAAAAAGCCGCACACTCTTGTTCGAATAGCTTGCCACGAATTGGAAAGTTGGTATTTAGGCGACTTGGAAGCAGTTGAGCATGGGTTGGAGTTACCTGGAATTGCAAAGTACCAGGTGAAAAAAAGATATCGTAATCCGGATTCCATTCAAGCGCCATCAGATGAATTAGAGCGCCTCACAAAGAGAATTTATCAAAAGATATCTGGTTCAAGGGCGATTGGAGAATACTTGAAGCTAGATAATACACGCTCGAATAGCTTTAACGTTTTTATTACTGGTATTAAAAACATACTTGAAATTTAA
- a CDS encoding putative DNA binding domain-containing protein, with protein sequence MEVSELLEIISQGETSKVEFKGDIDSPDKLNAEMVAFANSLGGLLIIGVDDNADVKGLSKDQLKKYQNLAMNLAANNTKPPIGSIWTEVVKIEDKNVLLIYIEKGITLYRDKNHSVWVRSGPNKRKVIDNAEMSRLMQEKKLLYAEQQIIGNATLADVNIGLFKEFYKNRFEEVIIDKKGEVERILNNLKLLVNDNLTLASLLLFGNNNRAIIPQFCINAIWFDTNEFLTDKYRSSDNIYGTMVEKYNKGKDFVVSKLNRIQKDKDFNSIGDLEIPELVIKELLINAIFHRDYFIEDSIKLYIFPNRVEIKNPGRLPNNLTVEDIKRGIQRRDRNILLTSYAIDLLPYRGIGSGILNSLKAYPHIDFESNLEADYFKVTIHRPAQ encoded by the coding sequence ATGGAAGTATCAGAATTATTGGAAATAATTAGTCAAGGGGAAACAAGCAAAGTCGAGTTTAAGGGCGATATAGATTCCCCTGATAAACTTAACGCGGAAATGGTTGCTTTTGCCAATTCATTAGGCGGATTATTGATTATTGGGGTAGACGATAATGCAGATGTCAAGGGACTCAGCAAAGACCAACTCAAGAAATACCAGAACCTCGCTATGAATCTTGCTGCCAATAATACAAAGCCGCCTATCGGCAGCATCTGGACAGAAGTTGTCAAAATAGAAGACAAGAATGTGTTGTTGATTTACATCGAAAAGGGAATCACTTTATACAGGGACAAGAACCACTCTGTGTGGGTGCGCAGCGGGCCGAATAAACGAAAGGTGATCGACAATGCAGAAATGTCAAGGTTAATGCAGGAAAAAAAGTTGCTTTATGCCGAGCAGCAAATTATCGGAAATGCAACGCTTGCTGATGTAAACATCGGATTATTCAAAGAGTTTTATAAAAATCGCTTTGAAGAGGTAATTATTGATAAAAAAGGTGAGGTTGAACGGATTCTGAATAACCTGAAACTTTTAGTAAATGACAATCTAACCCTTGCTTCTTTGCTCCTGTTTGGTAACAATAACAGGGCCATTATCCCCCAGTTCTGTATTAACGCAATATGGTTTGACACAAATGAATTTCTAACTGACAAGTATCGTTCAAGTGATAATATTTATGGCACTATGGTAGAAAAATACAACAAAGGCAAAGACTTTGTTGTGAGTAAATTAAACCGCATACAAAAAGACAAAGACTTCAACAGTATTGGCGATTTGGAAATTCCGGAATTGGTCATCAAGGAATTACTTATCAATGCAATTTTCCATAGGGATTATTTTATTGAAGATTCCATTAAACTATATATCTTCCCCAATCGGGTGGAAATAAAAAACCCAGGCAGGCTTCCAAACAATCTGACAGTCGAAGATATTAAGAGGGGAATACAAAGAAGGGACAGAAATATTCTGCTTACTTCCTATGCTATCGACTTATTGCCGTACAGGGGTATTGGGAGTGGAATATTAAATTCATTGAAAGCTTATCCGCATATTGACTTTGAGAGCAATTTGGAAGCTGACTATTTTAAGGTTACAATCCATAGGCCTGCACAATAA
- a CDS encoding AAA family ATPase, translated as MKIETISLKNFKAFKEIEMREIPSFCIIVGANGTGKSTLFDVFGFLKDALTDNVQIALSKRGGYKEVHSRDSDGPIEIEIKFRFEMKSDDKKKNPLATYTLAINEENGQPIVEREELRYRRGSHGQPWKFLEFSRGEGRAVTNEFDDVTDESQLEREQQSLAKPNILAIKGLAQFKKYPAVMELGQMIENWHVSDFHISAARQTQDAGYAEHLSREGENLALVTQFLYQNHKSVFDLILKSLTKRIPGITKVDAKTTEEGRVLLKFQDGTFKDPFLARYVSDGTIKMFAYLILLHDPNPHPLLCIEEPENQLYPKLLAELAEEFRAYSIGGGQVFVSTHSPDFLNAAKLEEVFMLVKKNGYTSIIRASEDAQIAAYMSDGDKMGYLWKEGFFEGVDPL; from the coding sequence ATGAAAATAGAAACTATTAGTCTTAAAAATTTTAAAGCTTTTAAAGAAATAGAAATGAGAGAGATTCCTTCTTTTTGCATAATTGTAGGTGCAAATGGAACAGGTAAAAGTACTTTGTTCGATGTATTTGGCTTTCTTAAGGATGCACTTACGGATAATGTTCAAATTGCATTAAGTAAACGCGGCGGATATAAAGAAGTACATAGTAGAGATTCTGATGGACCAATAGAAATAGAAATCAAGTTCCGTTTTGAAATGAAATCTGATGACAAAAAGAAAAACCCACTTGCAACCTACACATTGGCGATCAACGAAGAAAACGGACAACCCATAGTTGAGCGAGAAGAATTGCGCTACCGCAGAGGCAGCCATGGACAGCCGTGGAAATTTCTTGAATTTTCAAGGGGGGAGGGGCGTGCCGTTACTAATGAGTTTGATGATGTTACAGATGAATCACAGTTAGAACGGGAACAACAATCTCTTGCGAAACCAAATATTTTGGCGATAAAAGGGCTTGCCCAATTTAAGAAATATCCGGCCGTTATGGAGCTTGGGCAAATGATTGAAAACTGGCACGTTTCTGATTTTCATATTAGCGCAGCAAGGCAAACGCAGGACGCCGGCTATGCAGAACATTTGTCACGGGAAGGGGAAAATTTAGCTCTGGTAACTCAGTTTCTTTATCAGAACCACAAATCTGTCTTTGATTTAATTCTTAAATCTCTTACGAAACGTATTCCGGGGATAACAAAAGTCGATGCAAAAACAACGGAAGAAGGAAGAGTATTATTAAAATTCCAGGATGGAACTTTTAAGGATCCTTTCCTTGCCCGCTATGTGTCGGATGGTACAATAAAAATGTTTGCCTATCTTATCCTTCTGCACGATCCCAACCCTCATCCTTTATTGTGCATTGAGGAACCGGAAAACCAACTGTATCCAAAATTGCTTGCTGAATTAGCGGAAGAATTCAGAGCTTATTCCATTGGAGGCGGTCAGGTTTTTGTCTCAACTCACTCGCCTGATTTTCTTAATGCCGCAAAACTGGAAGAAGTATTTATGTTAGTCAAAAAAAACGGATATACTTCTATTATTCGTGCGAGTGAAGATGCACAAATTGCTGCCTATATGTCGGACGGAGATAAAATGGGATACCTGTGGAAAGAAGGCTTTTTTGAAGGGGTTGATCCTTTATGA